The Anolis sagrei isolate rAnoSag1 chromosome Y, rAnoSag1.mat, whole genome shotgun sequence genome contains a region encoding:
- the LOC137095150 gene encoding chemerin-like receptor 1: MNASCTPFNTTAVEDAMRHIGIVTNVVILILGVSGNGLVMWVIAMREKRKTFTSICYFNLAVADFLFSLGRIPALVQEIMYSCWPFGLALCKLHAFARYLTVFSSVFILTVISVYRCLLIARPVWARNHRGPHCQALMCIGAWILALAFSIPYLVVRHTVESNGGTYCVYQKVLKKSTELPLRLSRFFGGFLVPFIIISSAYLVLVFKLRGRRWEGSHRTFALVAIIVAFFFICWLPHHIFVLISTMPLPKEQWGIGLKLTNALAYLHSCVNPVLYCFVGYFRVRGLRRQTSFLGLFRKALTEEDEGSVAAEASRSLNQKTSGPKESWT, from the coding sequence ATGAATGCCTCATGTACACCCTTCAATACTACTGCCGTGGAAGATGCCATGCGCCACATTGGCATAGTAACTAATGTGGTCATCCTGATTCTGGGAGTCTCTGGCAATGGGCTAGTGATGTGGGTCATCGCTATGCGGGAGAAGCGGAAAACCTTCACTTCCATCTGTTATTTCAACCTGGCTGTTGCagacttcctcttctctctcgGCCGTATTCCTGCCCTGGTCCAGGAAATCATGTACTCCTGCTGGCCATTTGGCCTTGCCTTATGCAAGCTACATGCTTTTGCCCGCTACCTCACTGTCTTTTCCAGTGTCTTCATCCTCACTGTCATAAGTGTCTACCGGTGCTTATTGATAGCACGACCTGTCTGGGCCCGAAACCATCGGGGGCCTCACTGTCAAGCCCTGATGTGCATTGGAGCATGGATCTTAGCTTTGGCCTTCAGCATTCCCTATCTGGTAGTCCGTCATACTGTAGAAAGCAATGGAGGCACCTACTGTGTCTATCAGAAAGTTCTCAAGAAATCTACGGAACTGCCCTTGAGGCTGAGCAGGTTCTTTGGGGGATTTCTTGTGCCTTTTATCATCATTTCTTCAGCCTACTTGGTTCTAGTTTTCAAGCTCCGTGGGCGACGCTGGGAAGGCTCCCACCGAACTTTCGCTCTAGTAGCCATCATTGTTGCATTCTTCTTCATCTGTTGGCTACCCCACCACATCTTTGTACTTATCAGTACAATGCCACTCCCCAAGGAGCAATGGGGAATTGGGCTCAAGTTGACAAATGCTCTGGCATACCTCCACAGCTGTGTCAACCCAGTGCTATACTGTTTTGTGGGTTATTTTCGGGTAAGAGGTCTTCGCCGCCAGACCTCCTTCTTGGGTCTTTTCCGGAAGGCACTAACTGAAGAGGATGAAGGATCTGTTGCAGCAGAAGCATCACGGAGTCTTAATCAAAAGACTTCAGGACCAAAAGAAAGTTGGACTTGA